A part of Gossypium hirsutum isolate 1008001.06 chromosome A07, Gossypium_hirsutum_v2.1, whole genome shotgun sequence genomic DNA contains:
- the LOC121231923 gene encoding ATP synthase subunit beta, chloroplastic-like, which produces MLYMVICPVYELYPKLSICAKKKRKKHGLSNRTLSTEMGTLQERITSTKEGSITSIQAVYVPADDLTDPATATTFAHLDATTVLSRGLAAKGIYLAVDPLDSMSTMLQPRIVGEEHYETAQRVKQTLQRYKELQDIIAILGLDELSEEDHLTVARVRKIKRFLSQPFFVAEVFTGSPGQYVGLAETIRGFKLILSGELDGLPEQAFK; this is translated from the coding sequence atgttatatatgGTAATCTGTCCGGTATACGAATTGTATCCGAAACTCTCCatttgtgcaaaaaaaaaaagaaaaaagcacgGGTTGTCTAATAGAACTCTTAGTACCGAAATGGGTACTTTACAAGAAAGAATTACTTCTACCAAGGAGGGATCCATAACTTCTATTCAAGCAGTTTATGTACCTGCGGATGATTTGACCGACCCTGCCACTGCCACAACATTTGCGCATTTAGATGCTACTACCGTACTATCAAGAGGATTAGCTGCCAAAGGTATTTATCTAGCGGTAGATCCTTTAGACTCAATGTCCACTATGCTCCAACCTCGAATCGTTGGTGAGGAACATTATGAAACTGCGCAAAGGGTTAAGCAAACCTTACAGCGTTACAAAGAACTTCAGGACATTATAGCTATCCTTGGGTTGGACGAATTGTCCGAAGAGGATCACTTAACCGTAGCAAGAGTGCGAAAAATTAAGCGTTTCTTATCACAACCCTTTTTCGTAGCGGAAGTATTTACCGGTTCCCCGGGGCAATATGTTGGTCTAGCAGAAACAATTAGAGGATTTAAATTGATCCTTTCCGGAGAATTAGACGGTCTTCCTGAACAGGcctttaaa